Proteins found in one Oncorhynchus mykiss isolate Arlee chromosome 17, USDA_OmykA_1.1, whole genome shotgun sequence genomic segment:
- the LOC118940102 gene encoding uncharacterized protein LOC118940102 yields MVLFIPDMAGHLFLVILLFDTFQYIEVQGHHLPPPSLTVRPAVIKERESVQLSCETTRHVSHCYFYIEEGENFPDSSCTQTLTGTELLKRADQTFPDVVKVTCYYAVGKSDTSPLSDPVSVTVQETETAVQLWQGAVGVASGVAMFLMGLTAGYLCRRTRKTNSLRHTARQDDHRQCDLVMGAVSSAGMLDSRDAGIYSLITTVPSMFLPSGPVEENGESPENNNSDTYHVYSSIPDRPATSAQPDGLHSLLQTH; encoded by the exons ATGGTGTTGTTCATCCCTGATATGGCTGGTCATCTGTTTTTGGTCATCCTCCTTTTCG ACACCTTCCAATACATCGAAGTCCAAGGTCATC ACCTTCCTCCTCCCAGTCTGACAGTGAGGCCTGCAGTCatcaaagagagagagtcagttcAGCTGAGTTGTGAGACAACTCGCCATGTGTCTCACTGTTACTTCTAcatagaggagggggagaattTTCCAGACTCATCCTGTACTCAGacactcacaggaacagagctgcTCAAGAGGGCAGATCAAACGTTTCCAGATGTGGTCAAAGTGACGTGTTACTATGCTGTAGGGAAGTCTGACACATCTCCTTTAAGTGACCCTGTCTCAGTCACTGTTCAGG AAACAGAAACAGCTGTGCAATTATGGCAGGGAGCAGTGGGTGTGGCTTCTGGAGTGGCCATGTTCCTGATGGGATTGACAGCTGGCTATCTCTGCAGGAGGACCA GGAAAACCAATTCTCTGAG acatacagccagacaggatgatcacagaCAAT GTGATTTGGTGATGGGAGCAGTGAGCAGTGCAGGCATGTTGGATTCAAGGGATGCTGGGATCTATTCTCTCATCACCACTGTACCGTCCATGTTCTTGCCCTCAG GCCCTGTTGAAGAAAATGGAGAGTCACCTGAAAACAACAAT TCTGATACGTACCACGTATACAGCTCAATCCCCGACAGACCAGCAACCTCAGCCCAGCCGGATGGGTTGCACAGTCTTCTGCAGACACACTGA
- the LOC110494027 gene encoding uncharacterized protein LOC110494027 isoform X2: protein MDNCILCKKSPLSDLLIVPEPASFEECVKCKMFNIQRKYYIPLCDIEYRIARGSTRGRTMLNETGLGDKDCAAYDIKTELNGPQLDRSIADSFWMCGNDKLLNVLPDGWTGLCTLVRAIQQVTIIKSPHDDYVNSRVKRAYEKDTEVYFDAIGQPRGVPREFKARDEVKSGFESIFLWITPNKNLEWMTYIYYNQQRFINYTDSALTALGEQVQDTSKMSYQNRQALNWLFAEKGGVCVMFGDDCCTFIPNNTAPNGSLAIAMAKLKGLREEVKKNAGVDSHVWDWLDLALGKWGAMFARTVFML, encoded by the exons ATGGACAATTGTATTTTGTGTAAAAAATCACCTTTGTCTGATCTTTTGATAGTACCTGAACCTGCATCATTTGAAGAATGtgttaaatgtaaaatgttcaatATTCAGAGAAAATACTACATTCCCTTGTGTGATATAGAATATAGGATTGCTCGAGGGAGCACTAGAGGCAGAACCATGTTAAACGAGACTGGATTAGGAGACAAGGATTGTGCTGCCTATGACATTAAAACTGAATTAAATGGACCTCAATTAGACAGAA GTATTGCGGATAGTTTCTGGATGTGTGGGAATGACAAACTGTTGAATGTACTGCCAGATGGATGGACGGGTCTTTGTACCTTAGTTAGAGCAATTCAACAGGTAACCATTATTAAATCACCCCATGATGACTATGTTAACTCTAGAGTTAAGAGGGCGTATGAGAAAGACACTGAGGTATACTTTGATGCAATTGGACAGCCTAGAGGGGTACCTCGGGAGTTCAAGGCAAGAGATGAAGTTAAATCTGGATTTGAATCTATATTTTTGTGGATAACACCAAATAAGAACTTAGAGTGGATGACTTATATATACTATAACCAACAGAGATTCATTAACTATACTGACTCGGCTTTAACGGCGTTGGGGGAACAGGTACAGGATACCAGTAAAATGTCTTACCAAAATAGACAGGCTCTCAATTGGCTTTTTGCAGAGAAGGGTGGAGTTTGTGTTATGTTCGGGGATGATTGTTGCACCTTTATTCCCAATAACACTGCGCCTAATGGATCCCTTGCAATCGCTATGGCTAAACTTAAAGGGTTAAGAGAAGAGGTTAAGAAAAATGCTGGGGTGGACTCTCATGTTTGGGATTGGTTGGACTTAGCATTGGGGAAATGGGGAGCCATGTTTGCTAGGACGGTCTTTATGCTGTAA
- the LOC110494027 gene encoding uncharacterized protein LOC110494027 isoform X1, whose protein sequence is MDNCILCKKSPLSDLLIVPEPASFEECVKCKMFNIQRKYYIPLCDIEYRIARGSTRGRTMLNETGLGDKDCAAYDIKTELNGPQLDRSTVVKGKYEGFYSHNTEGIGVGNTTVECDTIWVLETAGVRRNKYKGLIMHRKGVCGTITQVAPSLIMLKNHDRSIADSFWMCGNDKLLNVLPDGWTGLCTLVRAIQQVTIIKSPHDDYVNSRVKRAYEKDTEVYFDAIGQPRGVPREFKARDEVKSGFESIFLWITPNKNLEWMTYIYYNQQRFINYTDSALTALGEQVQDTSKMSYQNRQALNWLFAEKGGVCVMFGDDCCTFIPNNTAPNGSLAIAMAKLKGLREEVKKNAGVDSHVWDWLDLALGKWGAMFARTVFML, encoded by the coding sequence ATGGACAATTGTATTTTGTGTAAAAAATCACCTTTGTCTGATCTTTTGATAGTACCTGAACCTGCATCATTTGAAGAATGtgttaaatgtaaaatgttcaatATTCAGAGAAAATACTACATTCCCTTGTGTGATATAGAATATAGGATTGCTCGAGGGAGCACTAGAGGCAGAACCATGTTAAACGAGACTGGATTAGGAGACAAGGATTGTGCTGCCTATGACATTAAAACTGAATTAAATGGACCTCAATTAGACAGAAGTACTGTGGTTAAAGGTAAATATGAAGGTTTTTACAGCCATAACACCGAAGGAATTGGTGTAGGAAACACCACTGTAGAATGTGATACTATTTGGGTACTAGAGACTGCAGGGGTTCGTAGGAATAAATATAAAGGGTTGATAATGCATAGAAAAGGGGTGTGTGGTACAATAACTCAGGTTGCGCCATCTCTTATTATGCTAAAAAATCATGACAGAAGTATTGCGGATAGTTTCTGGATGTGTGGGAATGACAAACTGTTGAATGTACTGCCAGATGGATGGACGGGTCTTTGTACCTTAGTTAGAGCAATTCAACAGGTAACCATTATTAAATCACCCCATGATGACTATGTTAACTCTAGAGTTAAGAGGGCGTATGAGAAAGACACTGAGGTATACTTTGATGCAATTGGACAGCCTAGAGGGGTACCTCGGGAGTTCAAGGCAAGAGATGAAGTTAAATCTGGATTTGAATCTATATTTTTGTGGATAACACCAAATAAGAACTTAGAGTGGATGACTTATATATACTATAACCAACAGAGATTCATTAACTATACTGACTCGGCTTTAACGGCGTTGGGGGAACAGGTACAGGATACCAGTAAAATGTCTTACCAAAATAGACAGGCTCTCAATTGGCTTTTTGCAGAGAAGGGTGGAGTTTGTGTTATGTTCGGGGATGATTGTTGCACCTTTATTCCCAATAACACTGCGCCTAATGGATCCCTTGCAATCGCTATGGCTAAACTTAAAGGGTTAAGAGAAGAGGTTAAGAAAAATGCTGGGGTGGACTCTCATGTTTGGGATTGGTTGGACTTAGCATTGGGGAAATGGGGAGCCATGTTTGCTAGGACGGTCTTTATGCTGTAA